The following are from one region of the Amycolatopsis sp. QT-25 genome:
- the panB gene encoding 3-methyl-2-oxobutanoate hydroxymethyltransferase translates to MSATEKDSGELAAPYGTGAAPQATSGKKVRVHHLRDMKERGEAWPMLTAYDMYTAALFDEVGIPVLLVGDSASNNVFGYDTSLPVTVEELLPLVRAVTRSVKRALVVADLPFGSYQLSPQQALETSVRFMKEGRAHAVKLEGGRKFAPHVEALTSAGVPVMGHIGFTPQSEHNLGGYRVQGRGEAAEALLADALALEEAGAFAVVMEMVPAEAAKRITHELKIPTVGIGAGPDCDAQVLVWQDMAGLRRGKTPRFVKKYADLAGVLTGAASAFAEDVRRGEFPAPEHSFHD, encoded by the coding sequence ATGTCTGCCACCGAAAAGGATTCCGGCGAACTCGCCGCCCCGTACGGAACCGGCGCGGCGCCCCAGGCCACATCTGGGAAGAAAGTCCGCGTACATCACCTTCGCGACATGAAGGAGCGCGGCGAAGCCTGGCCGATGCTCACCGCCTACGACATGTACACCGCCGCACTGTTCGACGAAGTGGGCATTCCCGTGCTGCTCGTCGGGGACTCCGCGTCGAACAACGTCTTCGGTTATGACACTTCGCTTCCGGTGACCGTGGAGGAACTGCTTCCGCTGGTCCGCGCGGTGACCCGGTCGGTGAAGCGGGCACTGGTCGTGGCCGATCTGCCGTTCGGCTCGTACCAGCTTTCGCCGCAGCAGGCGCTGGAGACGTCGGTGCGGTTCATGAAGGAAGGCCGTGCGCACGCGGTGAAACTCGAAGGCGGACGGAAATTCGCTCCGCACGTCGAGGCGCTGACGTCGGCCGGTGTCCCCGTGATGGGGCATATCGGATTCACGCCGCAGAGTGAACACAATCTCGGCGGCTACCGGGTGCAGGGACGCGGCGAAGCGGCCGAAGCGCTGCTCGCCGACGCGCTTGCCCTGGAGGAGGCCGGCGCCTTCGCGGTCGTCATGGAGATGGTGCCCGCCGAAGCGGCGAAGCGGATCACGCACGAGCTGAAGATCCCGACCGTCGGCATCGGCGCGGGGCCGGACTGCGACGCGCAGGTGCTCGTCTGGCAGGACATGGCCGGGCTTCGACGCGGCAAAACCCCTCGCTTCGTGAAGAAATACGCCGACCTCGCCGGCGTGCTGACCGGGGCCGCGTCGGCGTTCGCGGAGGATGTCCGGCGAGGCGAGTTCCCGGCTCCGGAGCACTCGTTCCACGACTGA
- a CDS encoding DinB family protein: protein MAGNVPPVADEREGLLAYLEQQRHVLRIAAHGLTEEQARAVPTKSSLSVGGLVKHTATVEDGWIDILLQKPSKPMDETMKEYEAGYVMTPDETVESVLARYDEVARRTADVIAGVADLGQPVPVPKGVPWYPQDVDAWSVRWVLLHLIEETARHAGHADIIREHIDGATAIPLMAAAEGWPETPWLKPWSPAQDD from the coding sequence ATGGCTGGAAACGTTCCCCCGGTCGCCGACGAGCGCGAAGGTCTCCTCGCGTACCTCGAGCAGCAGCGCCACGTCCTGCGGATCGCGGCGCACGGCCTCACCGAAGAACAGGCCAGAGCCGTCCCGACCAAAAGCTCGCTGAGCGTCGGTGGCCTGGTCAAGCACACCGCGACCGTCGAAGACGGCTGGATCGACATCCTTCTCCAGAAGCCCTCGAAGCCGATGGACGAGACGATGAAGGAATACGAAGCCGGGTACGTGATGACGCCGGACGAGACGGTCGAAAGCGTCCTCGCGCGCTACGACGAGGTCGCCCGCCGCACCGCGGACGTCATCGCCGGTGTCGCCGATCTCGGCCAGCCGGTCCCGGTGCCGAAGGGCGTGCCCTGGTACCCGCAGGACGTCGACGCTTGGTCGGTCCGCTGGGTGCTGCTCCACCTCATCGAAGAGACCGCGCGGCACGCCGGGCACGCCGACATCATCCGCGAGCACATCGACGGCGCGACGGCGATCCCGCTGATGGCTGCCGCGGAAGGCTGGCCGGAGACGCCTTGGCTCAAGCCCTGGTCGCCGGCCCAAGACGACTAG
- a CDS encoding right-handed parallel beta-helix repeat-containing protein, producing the protein MRVLALATGAALLLTLAAYPAQAATIRVRTSEQLTAALASVTPGTVIELAADTTFAGNFKAAKSGTSGSRITLKGPRSAVIKASAGRTLELTGSYWNLTGFTLTGGQKGLMATGVKNTVVDGLKVTGVGHEGIHFQYTSTDNVVKNSEVTDTGREYAGYGEGIYFGSAKGNWPGGTPDRSDRNKALNNKIGPNVRAESIDIKEGTTGGELRGNVFDGTGQSGEHFADSWVDMKGNNYLVADNRGSKVFVHDATYGGFEVHVQLDGWGRGNTFSGNTADVRSPYAYGFYLVKAATGNKVCASNKVTGAGKGFANVAATAGC; encoded by the coding sequence ATGCGTGTTCTGGCCCTGGCGACCGGTGCCGCACTGCTGTTGACGCTGGCGGCGTACCCCGCACAGGCCGCGACGATCCGCGTAAGGACTTCGGAGCAGCTGACGGCGGCGCTTGCTTCGGTCACTCCGGGCACCGTCATCGAACTCGCGGCCGACACGACCTTCGCGGGTAACTTCAAGGCAGCGAAGAGCGGGACTTCCGGCAGCCGTATCACCCTGAAGGGTCCGCGAAGCGCGGTCATCAAGGCGTCGGCGGGACGCACGCTCGAGCTCACCGGCAGTTACTGGAATCTGACCGGCTTCACCCTCACCGGTGGACAGAAGGGCCTGATGGCGACGGGCGTCAAGAACACCGTCGTCGACGGCCTCAAGGTCACCGGCGTCGGCCACGAAGGCATCCATTTCCAGTACACGAGCACCGACAACGTCGTGAAGAACTCCGAGGTGACCGACACCGGCCGCGAGTACGCGGGCTACGGCGAAGGCATCTATTTCGGTTCCGCGAAGGGCAACTGGCCCGGGGGCACGCCGGACCGGAGCGACCGCAACAAGGCACTGAACAACAAGATCGGCCCGAACGTGCGGGCCGAGTCGATCGACATCAAGGAAGGCACCACTGGCGGCGAACTGCGCGGCAACGTCTTCGACGGGACCGGGCAGAGCGGCGAGCATTTCGCCGACAGCTGGGTGGACATGAAGGGCAACAACTACCTGGTCGCGGACAACCGGGGCAGCAAGGTCTTCGTGCACGACGCGACCTACGGCGGCTTCGAGGTCCATGTGCAGCTGGACGGCTGGGGCCGCGGCAACACCTTCTCCGGCAACACCGCGGACGTGCGGTCCCCCTACGCTTACGGCTTCTATCTCGTGAAGGCCGCGACGGGAAACAAGGTCTGCGCGAGCAACAAGGTGACCGGTGCCGGGAAGGGATTCGCGAACGTGGCCGCCACGGCGGGCTGCTGA
- the pip gene encoding prolyl aminopeptidase: protein MDDLYPPIHVRAEGMLEVGDGHRIYCQEAGNPNGKPVVVLHGGPGSGVSPMSRRHFDPEAYRIILFDQRGAGRSTPHIGAPDVDLSANTLWHLVSDMEKLRERLNLDQWQLFGGSWGATLALAYAETHPSRVSEIILRGVFTVRRGELDWIYNGGAANLFPREWEAFLAPIPEDRRDDPLSAYRELVYHPDRAIRERAAIAWSIWEGAIVCLRPDPAFHNQYASPDFAVTFARLALHYFCHVAWLEEGQLIREAGKLTGIPGVIVQGRYDAVCPPVTAFELHRAWPDSRLELVEAAGHAVTDPGMLAALREATDSFRRR from the coding sequence ATGGATGACCTGTACCCGCCGATCCACGTGCGCGCCGAGGGCATGCTCGAGGTCGGCGACGGGCACCGGATCTACTGCCAGGAAGCCGGGAATCCGAACGGCAAACCCGTGGTCGTCCTGCACGGAGGCCCTGGCAGCGGCGTCTCCCCCATGTCCCGGCGGCACTTCGACCCCGAGGCCTATCGGATCATCCTGTTCGACCAGCGCGGCGCCGGCCGCAGCACTCCGCACATCGGCGCGCCGGACGTCGACCTGTCGGCCAACACCCTCTGGCACCTCGTGTCGGACATGGAAAAGCTGCGCGAACGGCTGAATCTCGACCAGTGGCAGCTCTTCGGCGGCTCGTGGGGCGCGACCCTCGCCCTGGCCTACGCCGAAACCCACCCGAGCCGCGTCAGCGAGATCATCCTGCGCGGCGTCTTCACCGTCCGCCGCGGCGAACTCGACTGGATCTACAACGGCGGCGCCGCGAACCTCTTCCCTCGGGAGTGGGAAGCCTTCCTCGCGCCGATACCCGAGGACCGCCGCGACGACCCCCTATCGGCGTACCGCGAACTCGTCTATCACCCCGATCGGGCGATCCGGGAGCGTGCCGCGATCGCTTGGAGCATCTGGGAAGGCGCGATCGTCTGCCTGCGCCCGGATCCGGCTTTCCACAACCAGTACGCGTCGCCGGACTTCGCTGTCACCTTCGCCCGGCTGGCGCTGCACTACTTCTGCCATGTCGCGTGGCTCGAGGAAGGGCAGCTGATTCGGGAAGCCGGGAAGCTCACCGGGATTCCTGGCGTGATCGTGCAGGGGCGGTACGACGCGGTGTGCCCGCCGGTGACGGCTTTCGAGCTGCACCGGGCTTGGCCGGATTCGAGGCTGGAGCTGGTGGAGGCGGCGGGGCACGCGGTGACGGATCCGGGGATGCTGGCAGCGCTTCGAGAAGCGACGGATTCGTTCCGACGGCGCTGA
- the lysX gene encoding bifunctional lysylphosphatidylglycerol synthetase/lysine--tRNA ligase LysX — MGNPVSRVSPWKARAGGIVATLVQLAAVFSVILLLVGGVKGPVLRTGDVAFSALSIPTNASLVIVLLLVVLGAALRRRKRAALYTLLLFQVGGLAVTLAFQAALLWWPELLKLGPWQVRHIPHQVWVLAIADLISIGMIVLLWILRPAFPARLAPGAWRDGFTVLFGGLAAVILVGWGLSEAFPGRLADTWARFAWVVNHTTGENIQLRRVGIGEGPAWLDLVLDLSATAVATAALYTLFRGVRSRRLRTDEEELRVRRLLAEHGEDDSLGYFATRREKSVVFSPNGRAAVAYRVLAGTSVASADPLGDPDAWPDAVRAWLNEARTYGWTPGVLGASERGAKVYADAGLRALEIGDEAVLDVRDFTLAGPERRSVRQAVKRIERAGYTTKVRRHSEIPPDEMAKLLLHAQQWRGAETERGFSMALGRLGDPSDGRSVMVEAYDAKGELRGMLSFVPWGRRGLSLDLMRRDRDAENGLNEYMVAEVVAASSRLGAQRISLNFAMFRAVFSEGERIGAGPVLRAWRGVLSMASRFFQLESLYRSNAKYGPDWEPRFLCYSSARRLPRVGIVAGALEGFVPTGRSARALKLETVTDEFVAEVRRIEANAATPAPKQVRRPDQVRVRMAKLDRLREAGIDPYPVGFAREDLLGDVVLKFGDLSPDTHTGHRVRVAGRVLAMRNLGGLCFARVKDFSGEIQLMLDASVLDLGGWRRGVDLGDHVGVSGQVMTSRRGELSVLVDEWTVTAKSLHPLPDKRKGLTDPETRVRQRYLDLAVNPDSTAMLRMRSTVVRAVRERLHQGDYLEVETPMLQTVHGGANARPFITHINAYDMRMYLRIAPELYLKRLCVAGVERVFELNRNFRNEGVDATHNPEFTMLEAYQAYADYNTMRTLTRELVQCAAEAAYGAQVVRRPGPDGTVVEYDISGDWPVIPVHEAVSAVLGEKIDAGTSVAELQRFCRAAGVPVNEEAGHGDLVLKAHEHLVEGATVLPTFYTDYPTDVSPLTRQHRVDPRLAERWDLIAFGSEVGTAYTELTDPLEQRRRLEAQSLRAASGDVEAMELDEDFLLALEHGMPPTGGLGIGVDRLLMMLTGASIRQTVLFPFVRPQG, encoded by the coding sequence ATGGGAAACCCAGTGAGCCGAGTATCGCCGTGGAAGGCGAGGGCCGGCGGAATCGTCGCCACCCTCGTGCAGCTCGCGGCCGTGTTCTCGGTGATCCTCCTGCTCGTCGGCGGCGTGAAGGGGCCGGTGCTCAGGACGGGCGACGTCGCCTTCTCGGCACTGAGCATCCCGACGAACGCGAGTCTCGTGATCGTTCTGCTGCTCGTCGTCCTCGGCGCCGCGCTTCGCCGCCGCAAACGGGCGGCGCTCTACACGCTGCTGCTGTTCCAGGTCGGTGGCCTGGCGGTGACGCTGGCCTTCCAAGCGGCCCTGCTGTGGTGGCCTGAGCTGCTGAAACTGGGGCCGTGGCAGGTGCGGCACATCCCGCACCAGGTGTGGGTGCTGGCCATCGCCGACCTGATCTCGATCGGCATGATCGTTCTACTCTGGATTCTGCGTCCCGCGTTCCCCGCCCGGCTCGCGCCGGGCGCCTGGCGCGACGGCTTCACCGTCCTTTTCGGCGGTTTGGCCGCGGTCATTCTCGTCGGCTGGGGCTTGAGCGAGGCCTTCCCCGGCCGTCTCGCCGACACCTGGGCGCGGTTCGCCTGGGTCGTCAACCACACGACCGGTGAGAACATCCAGTTGCGCCGGGTCGGCATCGGCGAAGGACCGGCCTGGCTCGATCTCGTGCTCGACCTCAGCGCGACGGCCGTCGCGACGGCGGCGTTGTACACGCTGTTCCGCGGCGTGCGCAGCCGTCGCTTGAGGACAGACGAAGAGGAACTGCGCGTACGTCGCCTTCTGGCCGAACACGGCGAAGACGACTCTCTGGGCTATTTCGCCACCAGGCGCGAGAAGAGTGTCGTCTTCTCGCCCAACGGCCGCGCCGCCGTGGCCTATCGCGTGCTCGCGGGCACCAGTGTCGCGAGCGCGGATCCCCTCGGTGATCCCGACGCCTGGCCCGACGCGGTCCGCGCCTGGCTGAACGAGGCACGCACCTACGGCTGGACCCCCGGCGTGCTCGGTGCGAGCGAACGCGGCGCGAAGGTCTACGCCGACGCGGGTCTGCGCGCGCTGGAAATCGGTGACGAAGCGGTCCTCGACGTCCGTGACTTCACTCTCGCCGGGCCGGAACGGCGTTCGGTCCGCCAAGCGGTCAAACGGATCGAACGGGCCGGATACACCACGAAAGTCCGGCGGCACAGTGAAATCCCGCCCGATGAAATGGCGAAGCTGTTGCTGCACGCGCAGCAGTGGCGTGGCGCGGAGACCGAACGCGGGTTCTCGATGGCGCTCGGCAGGCTCGGTGATCCGAGCGACGGCCGCAGCGTGATGGTGGAGGCGTACGACGCCAAGGGCGAGCTTCGCGGCATGCTGTCGTTCGTGCCCTGGGGCCGTCGCGGGTTGTCTCTCGATCTGATGCGGCGCGACCGTGACGCCGAGAACGGGCTCAACGAATACATGGTGGCCGAGGTCGTGGCGGCCAGCTCCCGGCTTGGCGCACAACGGATTTCACTGAACTTCGCGATGTTCCGCGCGGTCTTCTCCGAAGGGGAGCGAATCGGCGCGGGTCCGGTGCTGCGCGCGTGGCGCGGCGTGCTCAGCATGGCGTCGCGGTTCTTCCAGCTGGAATCGCTCTACCGGTCCAACGCCAAGTACGGCCCGGACTGGGAGCCGCGGTTCCTGTGCTACTCCTCGGCTCGACGGCTGCCGCGGGTCGGCATCGTCGCCGGCGCACTCGAAGGATTCGTCCCCACCGGACGCTCCGCACGGGCGCTGAAACTGGAGACGGTCACCGACGAATTCGTGGCCGAGGTCCGCCGCATCGAAGCGAACGCGGCCACACCCGCGCCGAAACAGGTGCGGCGGCCTGATCAGGTCCGGGTGCGGATGGCGAAGCTGGATCGCTTGCGGGAAGCCGGGATCGACCCCTATCCGGTCGGTTTCGCCCGGGAGGATCTGCTCGGTGATGTCGTCTTGAAGTTCGGCGACCTGAGCCCGGACACCCACACCGGTCATCGGGTCCGCGTCGCGGGCCGGGTGCTCGCGATGCGCAACCTCGGCGGACTCTGCTTCGCGCGGGTCAAGGATTTCAGCGGCGAGATCCAGCTGATGCTCGACGCCTCCGTGCTCGACCTCGGCGGCTGGCGCCGGGGCGTCGATCTCGGCGACCACGTCGGCGTGAGCGGCCAGGTGATGACGTCGCGACGCGGTGAGCTGTCGGTGCTCGTCGATGAATGGACCGTCACGGCGAAGAGCCTGCATCCGCTGCCGGACAAGCGAAAAGGCCTCACCGATCCGGAGACACGGGTTCGGCAGCGCTACCTCGACCTCGCGGTGAACCCGGATTCGACGGCGATGCTGCGCATGCGCTCGACCGTGGTGCGCGCCGTGCGGGAACGGCTGCACCAGGGTGACTACCTCGAAGTCGAGACCCCCATGCTGCAGACCGTGCACGGCGGCGCCAACGCCCGCCCGTTCATCACGCACATCAATGCCTACGACATGCGAATGTATCTGCGGATCGCCCCGGAGCTCTATCTGAAGCGGCTGTGCGTGGCCGGGGTCGAGCGCGTTTTCGAACTGAACCGGAACTTCCGCAATGAAGGCGTCGACGCGACGCACAATCCAGAATTCACCATGCTGGAGGCGTACCAGGCGTACGCCGACTACAACACGATGCGGACGCTGACGCGGGAACTCGTGCAGTGCGCCGCCGAAGCCGCGTACGGCGCGCAGGTCGTTCGCCGTCCGGGACCGGACGGGACGGTCGTCGAATACGACATCTCCGGTGACTGGCCGGTGATCCCGGTTCACGAAGCCGTCTCGGCGGTGCTCGGGGAGAAGATCGACGCGGGCACCTCGGTCGCCGAACTCCAGCGGTTCTGCCGTGCGGCGGGAGTGCCGGTGAACGAGGAGGCCGGGCACGGCGATCTCGTGCTGAAGGCGCACGAGCATCTGGTCGAAGGCGCGACCGTACTGCCGACGTTCTACACCGATTATCCGACCGACGTCTCGCCGCTGACCCGGCAGCATCGCGTCGACCCACGGCTGGCCGAGCGCTGGGACCTCATCGCGTTCGGCTCCGAGGTCGGCACGGCCTACACCGAGCTGACCGATCCGCTCGAACAGCGGCGGCGGCTGGAGGCCCAGTCGCTGCGCGCGGCGAGCGGAGACGTCGAGGCGATGGAACTGGACGAGGACTTCCTGCTCGCGCTCGAACACGGCATGCCGCCGACCGGCGGGCTCGGCATCGGCGTCGACCGGCTGCTGATGATGCTGACCGGGGCGTCGATCCGGCAGACGGTGCTGTTCCCGTTCGTGCGGCCGCAGGGCTAG